The sequence below is a genomic window from Bacillus sp. SM2101.
GACTCTTTTAATTTACTTTGGACTTTCGTCCGACTCGATTTCCGCTTCACCCGAAATTTCCCTTGTTTACTTTTACTACAATAGTGAGTAAATCCTAGGAAATCAAAAGTTTCAGGTTTACTATTCCCCTTTTGTTTCGCATCTTTTTCTGCAAACCGCCCGAAGGGTATTATTTTGGTCTTATCTTCAGCAGCTTCCAAGTTAAATTTCTTTAATCTATATTTTAATGATTGAAAGAATTCCAGAGCTTCGCTCTTATATTGAAAACAGCACACAAAATCATCTGCATACCTTACTATATATGCCCGCCCCTTGCATTGTTTCTTGA
It includes:
- a CDS encoding reverse transcriptase domain-containing protein, whose protein sequence is MEEGKKYKTDNGTPQGGVISPVLANVYLHYVLDLWFEIKVKKQCKGRAYIVRYADDFVCCFQYKSEALEFFQSLKYRLKKFNLEAAEDKTKIIPFGRFAEKDAKQKGNSKPETFDFLGFTHYCSKSKQGKFRVKRKSSRTKVQSKLKES